The genome window AATTAAGTTAGGTATTATTTCAGATCCTATTAGTGGATTTAACATCAAAAAAGACACCGGTTTTGCAATGATGATGCAAGCGCAAGAACGCGGCTACGAAATTTATTATATGGAGATGGATGATTTATCTCTTCGTAAAGGTAAGTCGTACGCTACAGCGTCTAAAGCGCAAGTGTTTAATAATGCAGAAAAATGGTACGAGCTTGAAGAAAAAGCCACTATAGCCCTTGCCGACCTTGATGTTATTTTAATGCGAAAAGATCCTCCTTTTGATACCGAATACATTTACGCGACGTATATTCTAGAGCGTGCAGAACAAGAAGGTACGTTAATAATTAACAAGCCACAAAGCCTTCGCGATGCTAACGAAAAGCTATTTACAGCATGGTTTAGCGAACATACGCCAGACACACTTGTTACACGTAGCCAAAAACAAATTCGTGAGTTTTTAGCCGAGCATAAAGACATTATTTTAAAACCCCTTGATGGCATGGGTGGCGCATCTATTTTTCGCCTTAGAGAAGACGATGCCAACATTGGTGTAATTTGTGAAACGCTAACCGAGCACGGCAGCCGCTTTGCTATGGTGCAAAATTACATCCCAGAGATCAAACAAGGCGACAAGCGCGTATTGGTTATTGATGGTGAGGTTATTCCGTATTGTTTAGCGCGAATTCCACAAAATGGTGAAACACGCGGTAATTTAGCTGTTGGCGGTCGAGGCGAAGCCCGTCCACTTAGCGAGTCAGATTTAAAAATAGCGCAAGCGGTTGCACCAACGCTTAAAGAAAAAGGCTTAATATTTGTAGGTTTAGATATTATTGGCGATAAATTAACTGAAATTAACGTAACTGCACCAACGTGTGTGCGCGAAATTGAAGCTGCTTATGATATTTCTATTACAGGTATTTTGTTTGATGCCATTGAAAGAAAGCTAGATAAATAAGTATCTACCTATCGTTATTAAAAGCACTTTCGTGTCATAAATTTTAATATAGTTGTTAACTATTAATTTTTAAACTGTATGAAAGTGCTTTTTTAGTTTTAAAAACAAAGGTATGTGCCATACTCAAAGTTCATTAACTAAAAAGGGTGAAATCTATGCAGTCATTAGAAAATCATTTTTTAATCGCGATGCCGTCGATGCAAGACCCTTTTTTTAAACGTGCTGTTACCTATATTTGTGAGCACAATGAAGATGGGGCTATGGGCTTGGTAATAAACCAACCTATTGATGTTACCGTTGGCGAACTTTTAGATAAAATAGAAATTGATAACGACAAAACTCAAAACGCAGCAAAAGTAAGTGTGTTTGCAGGGGGACCCGTTAAAACTGACCGTGGTTTTGTTTTGCACTCTCCCCAATCAGGTTATTCAGCAAGCCAAAAACTCAGTAGCGATATTATGATCACTACCTCAAAAGACGTTTTAGCAAGCTTAACTACCGCACAAGCACCTGAACAATTTATTATTACATTGGGTTATTCAGGATGGGAGCAAGGACAACTCGAACAAGAGTTACTTGATAACAGTTGGTTGATCATAGAAGCCGATCCGAAGATCATTTTTGACACCCCCGTTGAAAAACGATGGGAAAAAGCAGTTTCAATGTTGGGCTTTGATATTAGCCAACTCAGCCCTGAAGCTGGTCACGCATAATAGTAATTTAATCCTTAGCAAACTTAAACAAGATACACATGACAAAAAAATCGCTTAAGCCGCAAGGCGAACGCACTGTAATGGGCTTTGACTTTGGCACCAAAAGTATTGGTATTGCTATTGGGCAAGAGCTAACAGGCAGCGCGTCTAGCCTTAAGGCTGTAAAAGCACAAGATGGCATTCCTAACTGGGACCATATTGCTGTACAAGTAACCGAATGGCAGCCTGACTTAATGGTTGTTGGCTTACCACTAAATATGGATGGAACGTCACAAGAGGTTACCTTTAAAGCAAAAAAGTTTGCCAACAGATTACATAATCATTATGGCATTCCGGTGCAAACACAAGACGAGCGTTTAACGACTGCGGATGCTAAAGCGCGACTTTTTGAAAGTGGTGGCTATAAAAACTTAGGCAAAGGTAACGTAGATAATATGTCTGCGGTTATTATTTTAGAAAGTTTTTTTGAGTCTAGTTACGGTGAATAAACAGGCTATATAAATAACCTGTTATATAAATAAAAAGCGCCAATTGGCGCTTTTTTTATATTAAGTATTTATATTTATTACTTTTTAAATTATTGATCGCTATTTTTATCGTCAAGGCCATCAATAGTAACGCCTTGTAAAAAGCCCGCACCTTGCTGCTCGTTATTGCGCAGTTTAATCATTAAACGTAAATCATTTGGCGAATCAGCATGATGCAGTGCATCAGCGTAATTAATTCGCTGCTGTCTATACAGCTCAAATAATGCTTGGTCAAAGGTTTGCATGCCCATTTCTTTCGATTTAGCCATTGCCTCTTTAATACCACCAATATCACCGTTTTTAATCAGTTCAGCAACCATTGGTGAGTTAAGCAATATTTCAATAGCTGCAACACGGCTTTCACCATCAGCAGTCGGTACTAATTGCTGGGCCACAATTGCACGTAAGTTAAGTGCTAAATCGTACTTAAGCTTATCGTGTTTTTCTTTTGGAACTAAATGCATAATACGGTCAATCGCTTGGTTAGCATTGTTAGCATGCAGTGTTGCAACACATAAATGGCCTGTTTCGGCAAAGCTTAGTGCGTATTCCATAGTTTCTTGAGAGCGAATTTCACCAATCAAAATTACATCGGGAGCTTGGCGTAATGAGCTTTTAAGTGCTGACTCAAAGCTTTCGGTATCAAGCCCTACTTCGCGTTGAGTAATAATACTTTTGCGATGCTCATGAACAAATTCAATCGGATCTTCAATAGTCAGTATATGACCACGTTGATGTCGGTTACGGTAACCAATAAGTGCGGCTAGCGAGGTTGATTTACCCGTGCCAGTACCACCGACGAACAAAACAAGGCCACGCTTAGACATAATTACATCGGTAAGAATAGAAGGAAGACCTAGCTCACTCACATCAGGTATTTGCGTAACAATGCGGCGAATAACCATACCTGCTTTATCGCGTTGCCAAAAAGCAGAAATACGAAAACGCCCTTCGTCGGTGGCAATCGCAAAGTTACATTCTTTCGTTGTATGAAACTCTGCTTTTTGCTTTTCGCTCATTGCAGATTCAACTAACTCAAGCGATTGCTCATCTGTAAGCCTATCGTCACTGAGGGCTGTTAGCTCGCCGTTTATTTTTGCACTTACAGGTAGCTGACTCGATACAAATAAGTCAGAGCCTTTTTTCTCAATCATGATGAGTAAAAAGTCGTTTAAAGATAAAGCCATAATAGTTTCTTACCCGCCAAATTGTGTTTTGTCTTGTGCTTTTTCTTTCGCTGCCGCATTTGTAACAATGCCGTGATTAACTAAATTAGTTAAACATTGATCCATTGTTTGCATGCCCACAGACGCACCGGTTTGAATAGACGAGTACATTTGTGCAATTTTATCTTCACGAATTAAGTTACGAATAGCAGGTACTGCAATCATAATTTCGTGTGCTGCAACTCGCCCGCCACCAATCTTTTTAAGCAGTGTTTGCGAGATAACAGCACGCAAAGATTCAGATAACATTGAACGTACCATTGATTTTTCTTCACCTGGGAATACATCGATAATACGGTCAATGGTTTTTGGTGCAGATGTTGTATGCAACGTGCCAAACACTAAGTGGCCTGTTTCAGCAGCGGTCATTGCAAGACGAATTGTTTCTAAATCACGTAACTCACCCACAAGTATTACATCTGGATCTTCACGCAATGCACTACGTAGCGCGTTTGAAAAGCTATGAGTATCGCGATGTACCTCACGTTGATTAATAAGGCTTAATTTATTATCGTGAACAAACTCGATTGGATCTTCTATTGTTAGAATATGGTGATGTTTATTTTGATTTATATAATCGACCATAGCGGCAAGTGTTGTTGATTTACCAGAGCCCGTTGGACCTGTCACTAACACGAGTCCACGTGGGGTATCGGAGATTGTTTTAAAAATATCTGGCGCACCTAAATCATCAAGCGTTAACACTTCACTTGGTATGGTACGAAATACCGCAGCAGGCCCGCGATTAGAGTTAAACGCATTCACACGAAAACGTGCTAAATTAGGCACTTCAAACGAAAAATCCACTTCGAGATTTTGTTCATAGTCCTTGCGTTGATTATCGTTCATAATATCGTAAACCAGACTGTTTACGTCTTTGTCTGCAAGGGCTGGTATATTAATGCGGCGAACATCACCGTCTACGCGTATCATAGGTGAAACACCCGACGATAAATGTAAATCGGATGCTTTGTGTTGCACACTAAACGCTAATAATTCGGTAATATCCATTTATGACTCCACAACTAACTGATAAATATATGGTTACAATAGCAGAACGACTCACATCCGCCTACGCTAGAATTGCAGACGCGGCAAAAATTGCACAACGAAACACTAACGAAGTCACTCTACTGGCAGTGTCTAAAACTAAACCAAGCGAAGATGTTATTGCAGCTTATGAGCATGGTCAGCGCGAATTTGGTGAATCTTATGTTCAAGAGGCTATAGATAAAATAGCTCAACTACAGTCATATAGCGACATCATTTGGCATTTCATTGGCCCTATTCAATCTAATAAAAGTGCTTTAGTGGCTGCCAACTTTGATTGGGTGCAAAGTGTTGATCGCATAAAAATAGCGAAACGATTAGATTCCCAGCGCCCAGACGATAAACAGCCTCTTAATATACTTATTCAAGTAAATATAAGTAATGAAGAAGCGAAGTCGGGTTGCCACCGCGATGAAATAGATGAACTTGCCGATTTTATTAACCAATGTGAGCACTTAACACTTCGAGGTTTAATGGCGATTCCCGCTAAAAGCAACGATCTGGATACGCAAATTCAATCTTTTGAGCAATTACAAACTTGCTTTGATAAACTAAAGACCCAATATCCTCAAGTAGATACTTTGTCGATGGGTATGAGTAACGATGTTGAAGCTGCCATTAGTGCAGGCTCAACCATGGTAAGGATCGGCACAGACATTTTTGGAACACGAACTTAAAAGGTGATAACAGATTTATGTCAGATAAAAAAATCGCATTTATAGGCACAGGTAATATGAGCTACGCCATTATTGGTGGCATGGTAAAAAACGGTTTTAACGCAAGTAACATTATTGCGACTAACCGCAACCAAGAAAAGCTTGAAAAGGTAGCCTTTGATTTCAAGGTGCAAACCACCAGTGACAATAACGAAGCCCTGCGCGATGCTGATGTAATTGTTTTGTCTGTTAAACCACAAATGATGGGCGATTTATGTAAATCGTTTCAAGAGTCGGGCGTAGATTTTAGCGATAAACTGTTTATTTCTGTTGCTGCTGGCTTAACTGTAAAACGTTTACGTGAAATGCTAGGTCAAGACGTTAAAATGGTACGCTGTATGCCAAATACACCGTCTTTATTAGGCCGTGGTGTATCAGGTTTATATGGCGCGGGCGAAACACAAAGCGAACACGAGTTTGTACAACAAGTTTTTGAATGCACTGGCATTGTTGTATGGGTCGAAAAAGAATCACAAATTAACGATATTATTGCTGTGACCGGCTCATCACCAGCTTACTTTTTCTTATTTATGGAAGCCATAGAAGAAAAAGCTAAAGCGCTGGGCTTTAATGATGAAGACGCTCGTCGTTTAGTACAGCAAACAGCCCTTGGCGCCGCAGAAATGGCACTTAGCCAGCCTGATATTACTATTTCGCAACTACGTTCAAACGTAACATCTAAAGGCGGTACTACTCACGCAGCTGTTGAGCACTTAAAAGATGAAGGCTTAACTAAAACCGTTGGCGATGCAATGGATGCGTGTATTGCGCGTGCAGAGCAAATGGAAAAAGAACTTTAAAACCACTTTTTTATTGAAGGTTACACTATGAATGCCATGCAATTTTTAATCAGTACCCTGTTTGATTTGTTTTTAATGGTGGTATTACTGCGCTTTTGGCTGCAGTGGGCAAAAGCCGACTTTTATAATCCAATGAGCCAGTTTGTGGTTAAAGCCACTTCGTTTGCGGTAAAACCACTGCGTAAAATCATTCCGGGGTTTGGCGGACTTGATTTAGCATCTCTGTTGCTGGCATTTATAGTGGCTGTAGCAAAAATTAGTACTTTAATGCTTGTTATATATAATGCGTGGGCAATACAGCCTGTAATTATACAAGCACTTATAACGGTACTAAAAGAAGGCCTTAACTTAGTTTTTTGGGTACTTATTATTCGCGCTATTTTAAGTTGGGTTAGCCAAGGTTATAACCCTATAGAAGCGGTTTTCCATCAGCTTACTGAACCAATGCTAAAACCAATTCGTAAAATATTGCCATCAATGGGTGGCTTAGATTTATCAGTTTTAGTGCTTATTATTGGTATTCAGTTTTTGCAAATGCTGCTTATGGATTTTTTAGTCTAATATGGATTTTTAATTAGAGGCCCAAAGGCCTCTTTTTTATATGTTTTGAGGAATACATAATGAACCGTTTAATTAAGTTTTGTTTTATTGCTTGTTTAGCATTTGCATTTAACGCGCAAAGCGAAGAAATGCAAGGCGCACAATATAAAGAGCTTGGCCCTTGGCAAGTGCATTACATCGCCTTTCCTTCTACTTTTATTCAGCCAAAAATAGCAAAAGCGTATGGCCTTGAGCGAAGCGGATACAAAGGCATTGTGAATATTTCTATATTAAAAAATGATGCCGAAAATACAGCCCAAACAGCAAAGCTTACTGGCACAGCTAGAAACCTACTTGGCAATAAACAAACGCTTACTTTTAAAGAAGTAAAAGAAGGTGATTCAATTTATTACCTTGCCCAAGTTGATTATACCAACGAAGAGATTTTACGCTTTGAGATTGAAATACAACAAAGTAATCAATTTCAAAAATTACAGTTTCAGCAAAAATTTTACGTAGATTAATAACATGACCAAAACTTTAGTACTTGCTACAGGTAACCCTGGCAAAGTAAATGAGCTAGCTAACATGCTAAGCCCTCTGAATATTAATGTAGTTCCACAGAGCGATTTTAACGTAGGTGAAGTTGCCGAAACCGGCACTACCTTTGTTGAAAATGCCATTATTAAAGCGCGTCATGCCGCTAAAATTACTGGCATGCCTGCTATTGCCGATGACTCAGGTTTAGAAGTTGATGGCCTAAATGGCGCACCCGGTGTTTACTCTGCCCGTTTTGCAGGCCCAGGTGCCAGCGATCAAGATAACATTGATAAGTTACTCGTAGACTTGGGTAATAACCCTATCCGTAGTGCTCGTTTTTGGTGTGTACTGGTATTAATGCGCCACGCAGATGACCCTACCCCCCTTATTTGCAGTGCAAGCTGGGAAGGCGAAATTACGCTCACTCAAAATGGCAACGGTGGCTTTGGTTACGACCCTGTATTTTTTGTACCAGAGAAAAATTGTACCAGTGCTGAGCTTACAAAAGAGCAAAAAAATGCAGTGAGTCATCGCGGCCAAGCACTACAAAAACTATTGCTAGAGCTACAGCAAAAAGGCGGCCTGTGAACCTTCCACCACTGAGCTTATATGTGCACGTACCTTGGTGCGTGCAAAAATGCCCGTACTGCGATTTTAATAGCCACGGACAAAAAGGTGAAATACCTGAAGCTGAATATGTTCAGCATTTAATTGATGATTTAAAAGCAGATTTGCACTTAGTGCAAGGGCGTAAAATTCACAGTATCTTTATTGGTGGCGGTACTCCGAGCTTATTAACTGGTGCGGCTTATACTCGTTTATTAAATGAAGTCGACAACCTAATTGGTCTTGAAGAACACTGCGAAATTACCCTTGAAGCCAACCCAGGTACAGTAGAAACAGGTCGCTTTAAAGATTACGTAAAAGCAGGCATTAACCGTATTTCTATCGGTGTGCAAAGCATGCAAAACGACAAGTTAAAAGCACTTGGTCGGATTCATGGCAGCGACGAGGCAAACTATGCCGCGCAACAAGCTAAAGAAGCCGGTTTAAATAGCTTTAACCTTGATTTAATGCATGGCTTACCTGGGCAAACACTTGATGATGCACTGAGTGATTTAAAACAAATAATAGCGCTCGATCCACCGCATATATCTTGGTATCAACTAACTATTGAACCCAATACTCAGTTTGCTTCAAAACCACCTACCTTGCCACAAGACGAAATACTGTGGGACATTCAAGAGCAAGGGGTCGAGTTACTAGCTCAAGCAGGTTACATACAATACGAAATATCGGGCTATGCAAAACCAGGCTATCAGTGCCAACATAACTTGAATTATTGGCGTTTTGGCGATTATCTCGGTATTGGCTGCGGCGCGCATGGTAAGGTTACTGATGCAAATACAGGGCTTATTACGCGTACTGAAAAGGTTAAACACCCACGCGGCTATATGGATTTAATTAAACCGTATATGTACAAAAGCTGGCATGTAGAGCAAGACGATTTAGCGTTTGAATTTTTTATGAATCGCTTTCGCCTTGTTGAGCCTTGCCCAATTAATGATTTTAATAAACTTACAACACTACCACTGCAAAGTCAGCAAAGTGCATTAAACCAAGCAATTAATAAAGGTTTATTGACTCAAACAGACAGCCATTGGCAGGTAAGCTTAAAAGGTCATCGCTTTTTAAATGACCTGCTAGAATTATTTGTGTAGCCCCCAGCGCTACACAAAAAATAAATATAAAACACCCTAATGGGTTTCTAACAACAAAAGGGAAAACAATGCGTAAACTTACTTTTATTGCGGCCGCAGTAAGCGTTGCACTACTTGCTGGTTGCCAGCAAACAACACAGCAAGCGACTTCAGCTCCTATTGCACAAGCAGTTCAATCACAACAAAGTGAAATAGACAAAGCCAATGCATTTTTTGAAGATACATTTAACCGCGACGTAATGAGCAGTCCTGTATATCAAACATACATGGGTATTAAGCAAGATTACGATAAGTGGGATGATGGCAGCGAAGAAAGACAGCTTAAAGATTTAGCGCAAACAAAAGCTGACCTAGTTGCACTAAAAGCAATCAGCCGTGATTTATTAGATGATGCAACAAAAGTTAGCTACGACTTAAAAAAACAAGATCTTGAAAGCTCAATTGCTGACTTTAAATGGCGCTACCATAATTACCCTGTGAACCAAATGTTTGGTACGCATTCTATGATCCCTGCATTTTTAATTAATCAGCACTCAATTAGTAATGTAAAAGAAGCTAAAGACTACATTTCTCGTTTAAATGGTGTAACTGGTGTTATTGATCAGCTTATCGTTGATTTAACTGTACGTGCAGAAAAAGGCATCATTGCCCCTAAATTTGTATTCCCGCATGTTATTGATTCAAGCAAAAACATTATTCACGGTGCACCGTTTGAAAAAGGCGATGATTCTACATTGCTTGCTGACTTTAAACGTAAAGTAACAGCGCTTGAAATTAGCCAAGACGAAAAAGACTCGTTAATCAGCGATGCATCAGATGCATTAAAATCGGCTGTTAAACCATCTTACTCTAAGTTAATTAATTACCTTGCACAGCTTGAAAAACGCGCAGATGATCGCGATGGCGCATGGAAATTACCTGATGGCGAAGCGTTTTATAACAACGCACTTAAGCGCACAACTACAACAGATTTAACTGCTAAAGAAATCCATGCAATTGGCCTATCTGAAGTGGCACGTATTCATGATGAAATGCGTGAAATTAAAGACAAAGTTGGCTTTAAAGGCGACTTAAAAGCGTTTATGCAGTTTATGAAAACTGACAAGCAATTTTACTACCCTAATGATGCACAAGGTAAACAACGCTACCTTGATGAAGCCACTGGGCTTATTGATACAATGAAAACGCGTTTAGATGAGTTATTCATTGTTAAACCAAAAGCAGGTTTAAAAGTAAAAGCGGTTGAAGCATTCCGTGAAAAAGCAGCAGGTAAAGCATTTTACCAACAGCCGGCTCCAGATGGGTCACGCCCAGGTGTTTACTACGCTAACCTTTTTGATATGGAAGCAATGCCAACGTATCAAATGGAAGCACTGGCATACCATGAAGGTATTCCAGGACACCACATGCAAATAGCTATTTCGCAAGAGCTAGAAGGAATTCCTAAATTCCGTAAATTTGGTGGCTACACAGCGTATATTGAAGGTTGGGGTTTATACTCAGAGTTCATTCCTAAAGAAATGGGCATGTACTCAGACCCTTACTCAGATTTTGGTCGCCTTTCAATGGAATTATGGCGCGCATGTCGCTTAGTTGTTGATACGGGTATTCACGCAATGAAGTGGACTCGCCAAGAAGGTATTGATTACTACGTAAATAACACGCCTAATGCAACATCTGACGGTGTTAAAATGGTTGAGCGTCACATTGTAATGCCTTCACAAGCAACGGCTTATAAAGTGGGTATGCTTAAGATTTTAGAGCTTCGTGAAGAAGCTAAAAAGCAACTTGGTGATAAATTTGATATTCGCCAGTTCCACGACGTAGTGCTTAAAAATGGTCCTGTACCACTTAATGTACTAGAAAACTTTGTTAATGAATGGGTAGCAAGCAAAAAGGCTTAAAACCAATTTAAACAATTGCTTTAAATATGAAAGGTCGCATTTGCGGCCTTTTTTGTTTTATAGTAGCAAAAAAGATTTTGGAAATAATAATGGATTTAAGCATACAACTACTTAATGCGCGTATTTCAAAGCAGCAGTTAAATGAACTCGATAACGACTTTAGGCAGTTAAGCCCTGCTCAGCAAACTTTGCAGCTTAACCATTTATATGACAGCGCCCAACGGTTGAGTGTTAAGTATGACTTTATGCAAAACATAGCAATCCGTATATTAAGTACTAATACAGCACCTTCTCTATTTATTAACCAACTCACTAATATTGACGCATTGAGCTTTTTCACCCCAGCACTGAGAGTAAATAAAGGCTTTTTAGTACAAGATACTCAAGG of Pseudoalteromonas arctica A 37-1-2 contains these proteins:
- the gshB gene encoding glutathione synthase yields the protein MAIKLGIISDPISGFNIKKDTGFAMMMQAQERGYEIYYMEMDDLSLRKGKSYATASKAQVFNNAEKWYELEEKATIALADLDVILMRKDPPFDTEYIYATYILERAEQEGTLIINKPQSLRDANEKLFTAWFSEHTPDTLVTRSQKQIREFLAEHKDIILKPLDGMGGASIFRLREDDANIGVICETLTEHGSRFAMVQNYIPEIKQGDKRVLVIDGEVIPYCLARIPQNGETRGNLAVGGRGEARPLSESDLKIAQAVAPTLKEKGLIFVGLDIIGDKLTEINVTAPTCVREIEAAYDISITGILFDAIERKLDK
- a CDS encoding YqgE/AlgH family protein, whose translation is MQSLENHFLIAMPSMQDPFFKRAVTYICEHNEDGAMGLVINQPIDVTVGELLDKIEIDNDKTQNAAKVSVFAGGPVKTDRGFVLHSPQSGYSASQKLSSDIMITTSKDVLASLTTAQAPEQFIITLGYSGWEQGQLEQELLDNSWLIIEADPKIIFDTPVEKRWEKAVSMLGFDISQLSPEAGHA
- the ruvX gene encoding Holliday junction resolvase RuvX, translated to MTKKSLKPQGERTVMGFDFGTKSIGIAIGQELTGSASSLKAVKAQDGIPNWDHIAVQVTEWQPDLMVVGLPLNMDGTSQEVTFKAKKFANRLHNHYGIPVQTQDERLTTADAKARLFESGGYKNLGKGNVDNMSAVIILESFFESSYGE
- a CDS encoding PilT/PilU family type 4a pilus ATPase, producing MALSLNDFLLIMIEKKGSDLFVSSQLPVSAKINGELTALSDDRLTDEQSLELVESAMSEKQKAEFHTTKECNFAIATDEGRFRISAFWQRDKAGMVIRRIVTQIPDVSELGLPSILTDVIMSKRGLVLFVGGTGTGKSTSLAALIGYRNRHQRGHILTIEDPIEFVHEHRKSIITQREVGLDTESFESALKSSLRQAPDVILIGEIRSQETMEYALSFAETGHLCVATLHANNANQAIDRIMHLVPKEKHDKLKYDLALNLRAIVAQQLVPTADGESRVAAIEILLNSPMVAELIKNGDIGGIKEAMAKSKEMGMQTFDQALFELYRQQRINYADALHHADSPNDLRLMIKLRNNEQQGAGFLQGVTIDGLDDKNSDQ
- a CDS encoding type IV pilus twitching motility protein PilT, whose protein sequence is MDITELLAFSVQHKASDLHLSSGVSPMIRVDGDVRRINIPALADKDVNSLVYDIMNDNQRKDYEQNLEVDFSFEVPNLARFRVNAFNSNRGPAAVFRTIPSEVLTLDDLGAPDIFKTISDTPRGLVLVTGPTGSGKSTTLAAMVDYINQNKHHHILTIEDPIEFVHDNKLSLINQREVHRDTHSFSNALRSALREDPDVILVGELRDLETIRLAMTAAETGHLVFGTLHTTSAPKTIDRIIDVFPGEEKSMVRSMLSESLRAVISQTLLKKIGGGRVAAHEIMIAVPAIRNLIREDKIAQMYSSIQTGASVGMQTMDQCLTNLVNHGIVTNAAAKEKAQDKTQFGG
- a CDS encoding YggS family pyridoxal phosphate-dependent enzyme yields the protein MTPQLTDKYMVTIAERLTSAYARIADAAKIAQRNTNEVTLLAVSKTKPSEDVIAAYEHGQREFGESYVQEAIDKIAQLQSYSDIIWHFIGPIQSNKSALVAANFDWVQSVDRIKIAKRLDSQRPDDKQPLNILIQVNISNEEAKSGCHRDEIDELADFINQCEHLTLRGLMAIPAKSNDLDTQIQSFEQLQTCFDKLKTQYPQVDTLSMGMSNDVEAAISAGSTMVRIGTDIFGTRT
- the proC gene encoding pyrroline-5-carboxylate reductase; this translates as MSDKKIAFIGTGNMSYAIIGGMVKNGFNASNIIATNRNQEKLEKVAFDFKVQTTSDNNEALRDADVIVLSVKPQMMGDLCKSFQESGVDFSDKLFISVAAGLTVKRLREMLGQDVKMVRCMPNTPSLLGRGVSGLYGAGETQSEHEFVQQVFECTGIVVWVEKESQINDIIAVTGSSPAYFFLFMEAIEEKAKALGFNDEDARRLVQQTALGAAEMALSQPDITISQLRSNVTSKGGTTHAAVEHLKDEGLTKTVGDAMDACIARAEQMEKEL
- a CDS encoding YggT family protein; this encodes MNAMQFLISTLFDLFLMVVLLRFWLQWAKADFYNPMSQFVVKATSFAVKPLRKIIPGFGGLDLASLLLAFIVAVAKISTLMLVIYNAWAIQPVIIQALITVLKEGLNLVFWVLIIRAILSWVSQGYNPIEAVFHQLTEPMLKPIRKILPSMGGLDLSVLVLIIGIQFLQMLLMDFLV
- a CDS encoding DUF4426 domain-containing protein — its product is MNRLIKFCFIACLAFAFNAQSEEMQGAQYKELGPWQVHYIAFPSTFIQPKIAKAYGLERSGYKGIVNISILKNDAENTAQTAKLTGTARNLLGNKQTLTFKEVKEGDSIYYLAQVDYTNEEILRFEIEIQQSNQFQKLQFQQKFYVD
- a CDS encoding XTP/dITP diphosphatase, producing MTKTLVLATGNPGKVNELANMLSPLNINVVPQSDFNVGEVAETGTTFVENAIIKARHAAKITGMPAIADDSGLEVDGLNGAPGVYSARFAGPGASDQDNIDKLLVDLGNNPIRSARFWCVLVLMRHADDPTPLICSASWEGEITLTQNGNGGFGYDPVFFVPEKNCTSAELTKEQKNAVSHRGQALQKLLLELQQKGGL
- the hemW gene encoding radical SAM family heme chaperone HemW, producing MNLPPLSLYVHVPWCVQKCPYCDFNSHGQKGEIPEAEYVQHLIDDLKADLHLVQGRKIHSIFIGGGTPSLLTGAAYTRLLNEVDNLIGLEEHCEITLEANPGTVETGRFKDYVKAGINRISIGVQSMQNDKLKALGRIHGSDEANYAAQQAKEAGLNSFNLDLMHGLPGQTLDDALSDLKQIIALDPPHISWYQLTIEPNTQFASKPPTLPQDEILWDIQEQGVELLAQAGYIQYEISGYAKPGYQCQHNLNYWRFGDYLGIGCGAHGKVTDANTGLITRTEKVKHPRGYMDLIKPYMYKSWHVEQDDLAFEFFMNRFRLVEPCPINDFNKLTTLPLQSQQSALNQAINKGLLTQTDSHWQVSLKGHRFLNDLLELFV
- a CDS encoding DUF885 domain-containing protein, giving the protein MRKLTFIAAAVSVALLAGCQQTTQQATSAPIAQAVQSQQSEIDKANAFFEDTFNRDVMSSPVYQTYMGIKQDYDKWDDGSEERQLKDLAQTKADLVALKAISRDLLDDATKVSYDLKKQDLESSIADFKWRYHNYPVNQMFGTHSMIPAFLINQHSISNVKEAKDYISRLNGVTGVIDQLIVDLTVRAEKGIIAPKFVFPHVIDSSKNIIHGAPFEKGDDSTLLADFKRKVTALEISQDEKDSLISDASDALKSAVKPSYSKLINYLAQLEKRADDRDGAWKLPDGEAFYNNALKRTTTTDLTAKEIHAIGLSEVARIHDEMREIKDKVGFKGDLKAFMQFMKTDKQFYYPNDAQGKQRYLDEATGLIDTMKTRLDELFIVKPKAGLKVKAVEAFREKAAGKAFYQQPAPDGSRPGVYYANLFDMEAMPTYQMEALAYHEGIPGHHMQIAISQELEGIPKFRKFGGYTAYIEGWGLYSEFIPKEMGMYSDPYSDFGRLSMELWRACRLVVDTGIHAMKWTRQEGIDYYVNNTPNATSDGVKMVERHIVMPSQATAYKVGMLKILELREEAKKQLGDKFDIRQFHDVVLKNGPVPLNVLENFVNEWVASKKA